A single region of the Dryobates pubescens isolate bDryPub1 chromosome 11, bDryPub1.pri, whole genome shotgun sequence genome encodes:
- the GLUL gene encoding glutamine synthetase, translating into MATSASSHLSKAIKHMYMKLPQGEKVQAMYIWIDGTGEHLRCKTRTLDHEPKSLEDLPEWNFDGSSTYQSEGSNSDMYLRPAAMFRDPFRKDPNKLVLCEVFKYNRQSAESNLRHTCRRIMDMVSNQHPWFGMEQEYTLLGTDGHPFGWPSNGFPGPQGPYYCGVGADKAYGRDIVEAHYRACLYAGVKIGGTNAEVMPAQWEFQVGPCEGIEMGDHLWIARFILHRVCEDFGVVVSFDPKPIPGNWNGAGCHTNFSTKSMREDGGLKHIEEAIEKLSKRHQYHIRAYDPKGGLDNARRLTGFHETSNINEFSAGVANRGASIRIPRNVGHEKKGYFEDRRPSANCDPYAVTEALVRTCLLNETGDEPFEYKN; encoded by the exons ATGGCCACCTCGGCGAGCTCCCACCTGAGCAAAGCTATCAAGCACATGTACATGAAGCTGCCACAGGGTGAGAAGGTCCAAGCCATGTACATCTGGATCGATGGGACAGGGGAACACCTCCGCTGCAAAACCCGCACTCTGGACCACGAGCCCAAGAGCCTCGAAG ATCTCCCTGAGTGGAATTTTGATGGCTCCAGCACTTACCAGTCTGAAGGCTCCAACAGTGACATGTACCTGCGGCCTGCTGCCATGTTTCGAGACCCTTTCCGCAAGGATCCCAATAAGCTAGTTCTCTGCGAGGTCTTCAAATACAACCGCCAGTCTGCAG AGTCAAATCTCCGACACACCTGCAGGCGCATTATGGATATGGTAtccaaccagcacccctggtTTGGAATGGAGCAAGAGTACACTCTTCTGGGCACAGATGGACATCCATTTGGCTGGCCTTCCAATGGTTTCCCTGGGCCTCAAG GTCCATACTACTGTGGCGTTGGGGCAGACAAAGCCTATGGCAGAGACATTGTGGAGGCCCACTACAGAGCGTGCCTTTATGCTGGGGTGAAAATTGGAGGAACCAATGCAGAAGTGATGCCAGCTCAG TGGGAGTTCCAGGTGGGACCATGCGAAGGGATTGAGATGGGGGATCACCTCTGGATTGCACGCTTCATCCTTCACCGGGTGTGTGAAGACTTTGGCGTCGTCGTGTCCTTCGATCCCAAACCCATTCCCGGGAACTGGAACGGTGCCGGCTGTCACACCAACTTCAGCACCAAGAGCATGAGGGAGGACGGAGGTCTCAA GCACATCGAAGAGGCCATTGAGAAGCTGAGCAAGCGTCACCAGTACCACATCCGTGCCTACGACCCCAAAGGAGGGCTGGACAACGCCAGGCGCCTGACGGGTTTCCACGAGACGTCCAACATCAACGAGTTCTCCGCCGGCGTGGCCAACCGCGGCGCCAGCATCCGCATCCCCCGCAACGTGGGCCACGAGAAGAAGGGCTACTTCGAGGACCGCCGGCCCTCCGCCAACTGTGACCCCTACGCCGTGACGGAGGCGCTGGTCCGCACGTGTCTGCTGAACGAAACCGGGGATGAGCCTTTTGAGTACAAGAACTAA